One part of the Sorangiineae bacterium MSr11954 genome encodes these proteins:
- a CDS encoding beta-1,3-glucanase family protein, whose protein sequence is MSKRSLVHCAASLLALSTFQCSADEPSASRSSTESNGLERRPAAACGTANVALNRPTTASSLESGAFPANAATDGNTGTRWSSQFADPQWLQVDLGSVQTICGARLQWETAYGRAYQIQVSNDGSSWADIYSTTNSPGGTESLTLGGTGRYVRLLGTQRATQWGYSLWEFQVFTTGGASDGGGGDSGANPPAGFWDASGIPAPQNVLVFKFLNRTHGVRKDTELFWSFKSGSINETHSFAERPLYDMPANSAGRLYFYICITGDTTCASDPTKSKYFDFIEHTIGPHQYNGNTTRVDAFGLKIAMLLRSQDGSELTVGEDYGTFAEDRAVTFQKFVDSVPSEFKGLARAPNAPYRIVEPGAGGFNAGGPYQHYYDSYANALWSANGITIPKPGPNGDGLAAYPDLSAALYRHVGAAPGTFDSAGHLRDHQLWSNPATFYTASPANYYAKFWHDHAIGGKAYGFPYDDVGGYSTFISHDNPRYLLVAVGW, encoded by the coding sequence ATGTCGAAGCGATCCCTCGTTCACTGTGCAGCATCCCTCCTCGCGCTCTCCACCTTCCAATGTTCGGCGGACGAGCCTTCCGCCTCACGATCGTCGACCGAATCGAATGGCTTGGAACGACGCCCGGCCGCCGCGTGCGGCACCGCCAATGTGGCCTTGAATCGCCCCACCACGGCCTCTTCGCTGGAGAGCGGCGCGTTCCCCGCGAACGCGGCGACCGATGGAAATACGGGCACGCGCTGGTCGAGCCAATTCGCCGACCCCCAATGGCTCCAAGTCGATTTGGGCTCCGTTCAAACGATTTGCGGAGCTCGGCTCCAATGGGAGACGGCGTACGGCAGAGCGTACCAAATCCAAGTATCCAATGACGGCAGCTCGTGGGCGGACATCTACAGCACCACGAACAGCCCCGGTGGCACGGAGAGCTTGACCCTCGGCGGGACCGGCCGCTACGTGCGCCTCCTCGGAACGCAGCGCGCCACCCAATGGGGATATTCGCTCTGGGAATTCCAAGTCTTCACCACCGGCGGCGCCAGCGATGGCGGCGGAGGAGACAGCGGCGCGAACCCTCCCGCCGGGTTCTGGGACGCGAGCGGCATTCCGGCGCCGCAGAACGTCCTCGTGTTCAAATTCCTCAATCGCACCCACGGCGTGCGCAAAGACACCGAGCTATTCTGGAGCTTCAAATCGGGCTCGATCAACGAGACGCACTCCTTCGCCGAGAGGCCCTTGTATGACATGCCGGCCAACTCCGCGGGCCGCTTGTACTTCTACATTTGCATCACCGGCGACACCACCTGCGCGTCCGATCCGACCAAGAGCAAGTACTTCGATTTCATCGAGCATACGATCGGACCGCACCAATACAACGGCAACACCACGCGGGTCGACGCGTTCGGGCTGAAGATTGCCATGTTGCTGCGCTCGCAGGACGGATCGGAGCTCACGGTCGGGGAGGACTACGGCACCTTCGCCGAAGACCGCGCCGTCACCTTCCAGAAATTCGTGGACTCCGTCCCCTCCGAATTCAAAGGCCTCGCGCGAGCTCCGAACGCGCCTTATCGAATCGTCGAGCCAGGCGCAGGCGGATTCAACGCGGGCGGCCCCTATCAGCACTATTACGACAGCTACGCGAACGCGCTCTGGTCGGCGAACGGCATCACCATCCCCAAGCCCGGTCCCAACGGCGACGGCCTCGCCGCATACCCCGATCTTTCGGCGGCGCTCTATCGCCACGTAGGCGCGGCGCCGGGCACCTTCGACTCCGCAGGCCACCTGCGTGACCACCAACTCTGGTCCAACCCGGCGACGTTCTACACGGCGTCGCCCGCGAACTACTACGCGAAGTTCTGGCACGATCACGCGATCGGCGGAAAGGCTTACGGCTTCCCATACGACGACGTGGGCGGATATTCGACCTTCATTTCACACGACAATCCGCGATATTTGCTCGTCGCCGTGGGCTGGTGA
- a CDS encoding DUF202 domain-containing protein, whose product MGFGFVVARFGLFMRELARMPEHTTESHLGASWVGIVLVVLGIVVNAGATVRYLRFNSALSRGEPAHVSLSAPAVLAIGVALIGLILTVVLLASLGQ is encoded by the coding sequence ATGGGGTTCGGCTTCGTGGTGGCGCGCTTCGGGCTTTTCATGCGTGAGCTCGCGAGGATGCCGGAGCATACGACGGAATCGCACCTGGGCGCGTCTTGGGTCGGGATCGTGTTGGTCGTGTTGGGGATCGTGGTCAACGCCGGTGCGACGGTCCGCTATCTACGGTTCAATTCGGCTCTTTCGCGGGGGGAGCCGGCGCATGTATCGCTCTCTGCCCCGGCGGTGCTCGCCATCGGCGTTGCCCTCATCGGACTGATATTGACGGTCGTATTGCTTGCCTCGCTCGGTCAATAG
- a CDS encoding DUF2846 domain-containing protein — protein MSKVIFPFILLLLTLTGCSASSDYMRPGVPLAAPTNDAATVVFIRPSGYAGGQLMTVLDTQGRFLGDSLAETYFAVKMAPGEHEFLVWGENTGALRATLASGKTYYVEVSTKLGWLSARVHLLALTPRHRNWKELRAWLQESKPMVPDEARGQAYLKSRHEDVQERIRRAREILTKYDADELADRTILPQDGQ, from the coding sequence ATGTCGAAGGTCATCTTCCCCTTTATTCTTCTTCTGCTTACTCTCACCGGGTGCAGCGCGAGCTCGGATTACATGCGGCCCGGGGTACCCCTCGCGGCGCCGACGAACGACGCGGCTACGGTGGTGTTCATTCGCCCCTCGGGGTACGCCGGCGGTCAGCTCATGACCGTGCTGGATACCCAGGGGCGCTTTCTTGGTGACAGTTTGGCCGAGACGTATTTCGCAGTCAAGATGGCGCCTGGAGAGCACGAATTTCTCGTCTGGGGCGAGAACACGGGGGCGCTTCGCGCGACCTTGGCCAGCGGCAAAACATACTATGTCGAGGTGTCGACCAAACTCGGTTGGCTCTCGGCGCGCGTGCACCTTCTCGCGCTGACCCCGCGCCATCGAAATTGGAAAGAGCTTCGCGCGTGGCTCCAGGAGAGCAAGCCGATGGTCCCCGATGAAGCGCGCGGTCAGGCGTATTTGAAGAGTCGCCACGAAGACGTTCAGGAGAGGATTCGTCGTGCGCGAGAGATCCTCACGAAATACGACGCCGACGAATTGGCCGATCGCACCATCCTTCCTCAAGATGGACAATAG